In Pseudoalteromonas sp. NC201, a single window of DNA contains:
- the tnpA gene encoding IS66 family insertion sequence element accessory protein TnpA, which translates to MPKHKTAEQWLQLIEQQELSGLSVSDFCTQHNLSTKSFYNRRSKLRTKKPPESSFIAAKPAASESVSLPELLQLKHGQNTVLLPSNTDALWLAALLRALS; encoded by the coding sequence ATGCCTAAACACAAAACCGCAGAGCAATGGCTGCAACTTATCGAACAACAGGAACTCAGTGGTTTGTCTGTCAGTGACTTCTGCACGCAGCACAACCTTAGTACCAAGTCTTTTTATAATCGCCGAAGTAAACTTCGCACTAAAAAACCACCTGAGTCATCTTTTATTGCCGCTAAGCCTGCTGCATCTGAGTCCGTTTCTCTGCCTGAGTTGTTACAGCTCAAGCATGGTCAGAATACGGTGTTGTTGCCATCAAACACAGATGCTCTGTGGTTGGCTGCACTGCTCAGGGCGCTGTCTTGA
- a CDS encoding porin → MKLTKTALALSLLSAFTFQANAEVDVYGKANVSVQSSDDGAGSATEIKSNASRFGFKGSEKLDSGLEVIYKLEFQVDVSDADSKGDKDNITARNQYVGLKGNFGEVVIGRNDTALKQSQGKLDQFNDLEGDIKVLFKGENRLGDSISYKSPSFNGFRVLGSFIAEDSEEGENGFSTALTYGDAGLKESAVYAAIAADSEVNGYDTVRFTVQGKVADFKLGAMYQTQEKVDGNAEADGYLLNAAYKLGNATLKAQYQVIDFDAGDKVDGVSVGVDYKLAKNAKVYGFYSTFDADNQVEKDYLGLGIEYKF, encoded by the coding sequence ATGAAACTAACTAAGACTGCTTTAGCGCTATCATTACTAAGTGCATTCACTTTTCAAGCAAACGCTGAAGTTGATGTTTATGGTAAAGCGAATGTATCGGTACAATCTTCTGACGATGGTGCTGGCTCGGCTACTGAAATTAAAAGTAACGCCTCTCGCTTTGGTTTCAAAGGTTCTGAGAAATTAGACTCTGGTTTAGAAGTTATTTATAAGCTTGAGTTCCAAGTAGATGTCTCTGACGCTGATTCAAAAGGTGATAAAGACAATATTACTGCACGTAATCAGTATGTGGGTTTAAAAGGTAACTTCGGTGAAGTGGTTATCGGCCGTAATGACACTGCATTAAAACAGTCTCAAGGTAAGTTAGACCAGTTCAACGACCTTGAGGGTGACATTAAGGTACTCTTTAAAGGCGAAAACCGCTTAGGTGATTCAATTTCCTACAAGTCGCCAAGCTTTAATGGCTTTAGAGTACTAGGAAGCTTTATTGCTGAAGACAGCGAAGAAGGTGAAAACGGTTTCTCTACTGCGCTAACATACGGCGATGCTGGATTGAAAGAGTCAGCTGTCTATGCAGCGATTGCGGCAGATAGCGAAGTAAATGGCTATGACACGGTTCGTTTCACTGTTCAAGGTAAAGTAGCTGACTTCAAACTTGGTGCAATGTACCAGACACAAGAAAAGGTGGATGGAAATGCAGAGGCCGATGGGTACTTACTAAATGCAGCGTACAAATTGGGCAATGCAACCTTGAAAGCACAGTATCAAGTTATTGACTTCGATGCCGGTGACAAAGTAGATGGTGTTTCTGTCGGTGTTGATTACAAGCTTGCTAAAAACGCGAAGGTTTATGGTTTCTACTCAACATTTGATGCAGACAACCAAGTAGAAAAGGATTATCTAGGCTTAGGTATCGAGTATAAGTTTTAA
- a CDS encoding LysR family transcriptional regulator — MDIDLLKTFVEVVKTRHFGRAAENLYITQSAVSFRIRQLEQSLGVNLFIRQRNNIQLTAPGERLLPHAKMILTGMQRAKVDVALANNMHKQLSLSGTANIWDAFLQFGINHIVSAMPGVSLVAEVKAQQESTRLLLERTLDLAVLFDPPKVDELVVKPISDLAIIPVSTFDNATKEDFFDNQYVYVDWGTAFSLWHAKQFTGATPPYFRTSTGRIALDLILQCGGSAFVPEALALESIEAGRLTQVDEVESNSREIFVAYHKDNDQLEQIETIVNLLGAVK; from the coding sequence ATGGACATAGATCTATTAAAAACTTTTGTCGAAGTTGTCAAAACCCGTCACTTTGGTCGAGCGGCAGAAAATTTATACATCACTCAGTCAGCTGTAAGTTTTAGGATCCGCCAGCTTGAGCAAAGTTTAGGGGTGAATCTTTTTATTCGCCAGCGTAACAATATTCAGTTAACTGCGCCAGGTGAAAGGTTGTTACCACACGCCAAAATGATCTTAACTGGGATGCAGCGCGCCAAAGTAGATGTTGCATTGGCAAACAATATGCACAAGCAATTGTCATTGAGCGGCACGGCTAATATTTGGGACGCATTTTTACAATTCGGGATTAACCATATTGTATCCGCTATGCCCGGAGTATCGCTTGTTGCTGAAGTGAAAGCACAGCAAGAAAGCACGCGACTATTATTAGAGAGAACATTGGATCTCGCTGTTCTGTTCGATCCGCCAAAAGTGGATGAACTGGTTGTTAAGCCGATCAGCGATCTTGCTATTATTCCTGTAAGCACTTTTGATAACGCAACAAAGGAAGACTTTTTTGACAACCAGTATGTTTATGTTGATTGGGGAACTGCTTTTTCTCTATGGCATGCAAAACAGTTCACTGGCGCAACCCCTCCTTATTTTAGAACCAGCACCGGCAGAATAGCGCTTGATCTTATTCTTCAGTGTGGTGGCTCTGCATTTGTGCCAGAAGCGTTAGCGTTAGAGTCCATTGAGGCTGGAAGGTTGACTCAAGTTGATGAAGTAGAAAGTAACTCAAGAGAGATATTTGTGGCATACCATAAAGACAACGACCAATTAGAGCAAATAGAAACCATCGTAAATTTACTGGGGGCGGTGAAGTAA
- the maoP gene encoding DUF413 domain-containing protein, whose protein sequence is MDHNLATLKNAFASPRAFYDDANFPRGFGRSGHFTLQEAEILERCGATLRSLYSKAEEPQNSFQSQFVQVMEGLIPPTNAVEKAWTKYLKHTTCKTKFHTLFGRSKVQNDGSVVIPVDIDDEL, encoded by the coding sequence ATGGATCATAATTTAGCGACTTTGAAAAATGCATTTGCAAGCCCCAGAGCCTTTTATGATGACGCCAACTTCCCTAGAGGATTCGGACGCAGTGGTCACTTCACGCTACAAGAAGCCGAAATTCTTGAACGCTGTGGTGCCACATTAAGAAGCTTATACAGCAAAGCGGAAGAACCTCAAAACAGTTTCCAATCTCAGTTTGTTCAGGTGATGGAAGGGTTAATCCCCCCAACTAACGCTGTAGAAAAAGCTTGGACCAAATATTTGAAGCATACTACGTGTAAGACAAAGTTTCACACGCTATTTGGACGCTCTAAAGTTCAAAACGATGGTAGCGTGGTGATCCCGGTAGATATTGACGACGAGCTATAA
- a CDS encoding GGDEF domain-containing response regulator: MLRKILIIEDTPTIAKVQKHIATTVGYHVDIAESLAEAKALLSQHDYFCAVVDFVLPDAPLGEAIPCTVKADIPTIVMTGNLESQTRSIVEQYPIIDYITKENKQAYHYLRRQLERLPRNENVRVLVVDDSISSRHYVSALLTRHKYQVLEACDGIEALAVLKDNPDISVIITDNEMPNMRGEELCIEIRRLYTDDDKAIIGISGVETENLSTRFLKNGANDYLRKPFNAEEFYCRLSQNVDMLEHIQTIRRQANTDYLTSLPNRRYFFDTVKKSLKARHKKELYGLIAMIDIDHFKQVNDKYGHEGGDAVLESIGQAFAQYFPNDLVARLGGEEFAIYFKDTVADHCKERLECFREYLEQSSNELTEQQISFTVSMGLAAQVTTDIESLIKRADERLYQAKASGRNRLVH, translated from the coding sequence GTGTTACGGAAAATCTTAATCATTGAAGACACCCCCACAATTGCGAAGGTGCAAAAGCATATTGCGACCACTGTGGGATACCATGTAGATATTGCAGAGTCTTTGGCCGAAGCCAAAGCATTGTTATCACAGCACGATTATTTTTGTGCCGTGGTAGACTTTGTGTTACCAGATGCGCCGCTTGGAGAAGCTATTCCCTGCACGGTTAAAGCTGATATTCCTACCATCGTGATGACTGGTAACCTTGAAAGTCAGACTCGCTCAATCGTTGAGCAATACCCCATCATCGACTATATCACCAAGGAAAATAAACAAGCCTATCATTATTTACGTCGCCAATTAGAACGCCTGCCAAGAAATGAAAATGTCAGAGTACTGGTTGTGGACGACTCTATTTCGTCGAGACACTATGTCTCAGCACTCCTCACTCGCCATAAATATCAGGTACTAGAAGCCTGTGATGGCATAGAAGCACTCGCAGTATTAAAAGACAACCCGGATATTTCAGTGATCATTACCGACAATGAAATGCCAAATATGCGAGGCGAAGAGCTATGTATCGAAATTAGGCGACTCTACACTGATGATGATAAAGCGATAATTGGTATATCTGGAGTTGAAACCGAAAATTTATCTACACGATTTTTGAAAAATGGTGCTAATGACTACCTCAGAAAGCCCTTTAACGCTGAAGAGTTTTACTGCCGCCTTAGCCAGAACGTCGATATGCTAGAACATATTCAAACGATACGCCGACAAGCAAATACAGACTATTTAACCAGCTTGCCAAATCGACGCTACTTTTTCGATACCGTAAAGAAAAGCCTAAAAGCAAGACATAAAAAGGAGCTCTACGGGCTGATCGCTATGATAGATATCGATCATTTTAAGCAAGTAAATGACAAATATGGCCATGAAGGCGGCGATGCAGTGCTTGAGTCAATTGGCCAAGCGTTTGCTCAATACTTTCCCAATGATTTAGTCGCTCGATTAGGCGGCGAAGAGTTTGCGATATATTTTAAAGATACGGTGGCTGATCATTGCAAAGAAAGACTGGAGTGCTTTAGGGAATATTTAGAGCAAAGTAGTAACGAACTGACTGAACAGCAGATCTCATTTACCGTTTCAATGGGACTTGCCGCTCAGGTGACTACGGACATAGAAAGCCTGATAAAACGAGCCGATGAGCGTTTATATCAGGCGAAAGCTTCGGGAAGAAACCGCTTAGTTCACTAA
- the rarD gene encoding EamA family transporter RarD → MWGLAPIYFKQLVHVDAIEILIHRVVWSVFFIALIVLAKQQWPKIKAILANPKLLAMLTLTALLLGFNWGLFIWSVNNGFMLDASLGYYINPLLNVLLGMLFLSERLRTAQKFAVLLAIVGVVLQLISFGSFPVIAFSLAGSFAIYGLLRKTLAVESLPGLLVEALILTPIALAYWWWVEPSATSNLWNNDWYTNTLLISAGVVTTLPLLCFTAAAKRIPYTTLGFFQYIGPSLMFILAVLFYGEAFDAERAITFAFIWGALVMFSFDSYRDKRKRLVN, encoded by the coding sequence ATGTGGGGACTTGCACCCATCTATTTTAAGCAACTCGTCCATGTTGACGCGATTGAGATACTCATTCATCGCGTTGTGTGGTCTGTCTTTTTTATTGCACTAATTGTGCTGGCAAAGCAGCAATGGCCCAAAATTAAGGCCATATTGGCTAATCCTAAATTGCTGGCGATGTTGACACTCACTGCGTTGCTGTTGGGTTTTAACTGGGGTTTATTTATTTGGTCTGTGAATAACGGCTTTATGCTAGATGCGAGTTTGGGTTATTACATCAACCCATTACTTAACGTGCTATTGGGAATGCTGTTCTTATCGGAAAGGTTGAGAACGGCGCAAAAGTTTGCTGTGTTATTAGCGATAGTGGGTGTGGTGTTACAGTTAATCAGCTTTGGCTCATTCCCAGTCATTGCGTTTTCACTGGCAGGATCGTTTGCAATATATGGATTGTTGCGTAAGACCTTAGCGGTTGAGTCACTTCCTGGATTGCTGGTGGAAGCCCTTATTCTCACCCCAATTGCACTGGCTTATTGGTGGTGGGTTGAGCCCAGTGCCACAAGCAACCTTTGGAATAATGATTGGTACACCAACACGCTTTTGATAAGTGCGGGTGTGGTGACAACTTTGCCTTTGTTATGCTTTACCGCAGCAGCAAAACGGATACCCTACACGACACTTGGCTTTTTTCAATATATCGGGCCGAGCTTAATGTTCATATTGGCGGTACTCTTTTATGGGGAAGCCTTTGATGCAGAACGAGCAATAACGTTTGCCTTTATTTGGGGAGCGCTGGTGATGTTTAGCTTTGATTCTTATCGAGATAAAAGAAAGCGCTTAGTGAACTAA